CTCCCCGGCCTCCACGGCCGGACGCGTGAGCACCAGCCGGCGGATCTCCCGCCGCATGAGGGCCGCCACGGCCATGGCCACGGCCAGATAGGTCTTGCCTGTGCCGGCCGGCCCGATGGCGAATACCATGTCGTGCTCGTGCAGGGCGTGCACATAGGCGCGTTGGTTCAAGGTTTTGGGGGCCACGGTCTTCTTGGGAGACGCGACGAACACCGCCTCCTTGAACATCCGAACCAGATCCGTGCCCGGCGAGCGGGTCAGGGTGTCCCAGGCAAAGCCAAAGTCCCGCCGCCCCAGGGGATGCCCGGCCTTGAGCAGCCGATACAGCTGCACCATGCAGTTGGCAGCGCGATCGGCCAGACTTTTGTCCGTGGCGCGCACCGTCAGCATGGAGCCGCGGCTGTGCAGCTCAACACCAGCCTTGGCGGCCAACGCATCCAGATGGGAATTTCCCGGCCCGAAGAGTTCGCGGGCCAGGGCAGGATCATCGAATTCCAGGCTTTGCTCGATGGCTTCAGTCGCCTGCATTCACGCCTCAAACCCGAGCACCGGGACAGTCGCAGAAACGCGCAGGACGCACGTTCCCCTTCCCGGATTCGGGCCAGCTCTGCCGGCGAGGGGGGCAAGACATGCAGCGACCGGCTTGGAATTCCTCATGCTGCATGGCGAGACTATGGTGGATTTTTCATGCAAGTCAAGTGCAGATGACGGCGGAGTGACCATTTCCGCCGTCATCTGCATCATGCCGGCGTCCGTCAGGCAGGGCGGGAGGAGAAAGACCCTGCTGCCGGAGCCGGTTCCCCGGCGGGACGGGGAGATTCCTGAGGCGCCGTGAGGAACGGCTTCAAGGATTTTTCAAAGAAGGATCGCGGCCGCTGCGCGGAAGAGATGCTCGGAACCCACGTCATGACAGATGTTCTCCTTGCAGTTCGAGGGCGGAAGAGTCGAGAAGCCCTTCCAGCGTTTTGGAGAGAGAGGAAAGCGAGGCGCTGCGCATGGCCAGACACGGCTTCATGCACTGGCGGCAGGCCTGTTTGACGCAGTGGAAGGCCTCGTGACTGACGCAATCCATGGGGCAGAGCACGGCATCCGCCTTGGGAAGAATCTGGTGCAGCCGGGAGATGGCATGTTCGCGTCCGCCATCGTGGTGCACGAATTGCCCGCCCAGGCTCTCCACAAGTTCACGATAATGCGGGGCCAGGCCGGAACGTCCGCCCACATAGAGGATGCATCTGCCATTGAGCGAGCGA
This sequence is a window from Megalodesulfovibrio gigas DSM 1382 = ATCC 19364. Protein-coding genes within it:
- a CDS encoding PhoH family protein; the protein is MQATEAIEQSLEFDDPALARELFGPGNSHLDALAAKAGVELHSRGSMLTVRATDKSLADRAANCMVQLYRLLKAGHPLGRRDFGFAWDTLTRSPGTDLVRMFKEAVFVASPKKTVAPKTLNQRAYVHALHEHDMVFAIGPAGTGKTYLAVAMAVAALMRREIRRLVLTRPAVEAGERLGFLPGDLAEKINPYLRPLYDALHDMVDARKVQEMLETGIIEIAPLAFMRGRTLNDSFIILDEAQNTTPEQMKMFLTRLGFGSKAVITGDVTQIDLPSAGHRGVRSGLVQAREVLKGVEGVAFIQFEEADVIRHTLVARIVKAYERFENAESHS